Genomic window (Methanoculleus thermophilus):
CAGTTGCCGTTCCGGTAGTCGTTCCAGACGATCATGCTCTCCGTGACGGCGGGGCTCATCTGTGCGCTCTCGTTTGTGGTGATCCGGGTCTCCTCTCCCGTGGCGATGTCGTAGAGGTAGATGTCCCAGTTGTCGTTTCGGTCGTCCTGCCAGACGATCCAGTCCCCGGCAATGGCGGGACTGACCTCATGGCCGGACCCGTTCGTGATTCTCGTCTCCTCGCCGGTGGTAAGATCATAGAGATAGATGTCCCGGTTGCCGCTCCGGTTGTCCTCCCAGACGATTCGGTCGCCGCTCATCATCATGCCGGCAGGGAGCGCCGTCGCGAACTGGTCGGTCTCCGGCGGCGAGAGCACACGCTCGCTTGCTTCCGTCAGGTTGTAGAGGTAGACGTCGTAGTCCCCGGTCCGGTTGTCGGACCAGAGGATGCGATCATCGAGGACCGTTGCATAGACCTGATCGACCGTGGCGTTGGTGATCTGATGCTCGGCCGCTGTTGCGGCACCGACGAAGAGGGCAAGGACGATCAAGCTGAGTATGGGTGCACGGAGGTTGCGTCCACTCATGGTTTATCCCTCCAGGTGGTTTCCAAAAAGGCGTTCCGTCAGGAGGTGCCTTCTTGAAATCCTGTGGTTTGGAGAAAGGATCCCGGAGAGTTCTGCTGTAACCAAACTCTAGCGCGAGAGAGCGAATCCGTTGAACATGGATGATCATGAGGGGGCAGGGCGTACGGGTGTTCCTTCCTCGGGCCGGGGAGTATGCACGGTAGTATATAATACCGACCGCGGTCGTGAGGGTCTCAATGAATGGCCCTTTGGGATGATATGTCCCATCCAAAAGAATGTGAGGTTCTTCTGCTGGCCCAAAGACTCTACTCTCGTCGTATGGTCGCCAAGATCAGCCCCAGGATCCCGATCGCGATCACCGCGATCACTCCGGGGAGTGGTGCCTGTGTCGGGTTCGCGGTGGCCGTCTCTTGCGCCCTCTCGGTCCCGGTTGGCGTCTCCATCGCCGTGGTACTGGTCTCGACCGGTCCGGTGGGGGTTTCTGTCGGAGCGGGGACGAACGTTATGCTGCTATGCTGGATCAGGCCGTCCTGTTTGCTGAACGCGAAGTATCGCCCGTATTTGCCGTTGAGTGTGTGCGCATTGATCGTAAAGTAACCGTCTTTCGGCACGCCGATGGTCCGGATGATCTGCTTCGTGGGATTATCTTCGCGGTAGTGGCGGAGTTCC
Coding sequences:
- a CDS encoding PD40 domain-containing protein → MSGRNLRAPILSLIVLALFVGAATAAEHQITNATVDQVYATVLDDRILWSDNRTGDYDVYLYNLTEASERVLSPPETDQFATALPAGMMMSGDRIVWEDNRSGNRDIYLYDLTTGEETRITNGSGHEVSPAIAGDWIVWQDDRNDNWDIYLYDIATGEETRITTNESAQMSPAVTESMIVWNDYRNGNWDIYAWTPDEAAPSAPGPAEPPAPPAPGVTSVPEIPSPTNATTTLPPGETPTATQTPEEATPTPGSDDGTPRSGGLTRVTPTIPVVSRPGDISDPSVFVITPTPFIPPLH